TGAGGGAGCGGAGGAAGCTGAGGAACGAGAGAAGAGAGATCAAAACCACCACCAATTGGAGGGAAGAAGTAGAGGAGAGGCTCTGCAGGAAGCCCAAGAAGGAATTTGCCAATTGGACTGAGAAGCTCAATCTTGATTACCTCGCTAAATTGGGTCCTCAATGGTGGGTTATGCGTGTTGCTCGTGTTCGAAGCCAAGAAATTGTCGAACGCCTTGCTCGTTGTCTTGCTAGGAACTACCCTGACCTCGATTTTAAGGTGCAATTTCTTCATTCCACTGTTTGGATTTTGGGTTTGTGGCACAAATTGTATGGATTTTTTTGTGttggttttgaaattcatTAACAGAATCCAATATATGAAAATCTACTGAGTTTCATTGTTTGAGAACTTGAGGGAATGCTTAAATGTTTCTGTAAACAtaaatgtatatgtatatttcaTTAGCTTGATTATCTTGCAATGTAGTACTTAGATTGGAGAATAAAGGATTTGAAACAACAGctaaaagattaaataatgCGGTcgttttttttcaattttacataAGATGCCAAAGAAACAAAGGTTTTCtaaaaaggaatgaagaaatgggatttatttttttagttgctACAAACAGTAGAGACGATAATGTGTATCAACGTCTCAAGTTCTTCAGTTGATTGCAGATATATTACCCGTCGGTTAAGGAGAAGAGGAAATTAAAGAATGGTACTTACACCGTTACACCAAAAGCTGTTTTTCCTGGATCTGTATTTATAAGGTGTGTCATGAACAAGGAGATTCATGACTTCATTAGAGAGTGTGATGGAGTTGGAGGCTTTGTTGGTGCCAAGGTCGGAAACACGTGagtctttattttgttttcttctttgtaaAATCAGTTGAGCAACTATTTGTTCTCTGGGAACACTCTACTTGAAATTACTTGAGACTCCTGACAGGAAATGAGAGAACTGCATTGGTCCTTTGGGATTATGTAATTTGTATTTCTTGTAGTCTATAGATTCTGGAGTCTAGGAGGTTATGGCACAGAACTGATTCATAACTTGATCTGGATTTCAAAACTAGGAATaattttagattcaaaattcAGATTTTCATACTACGATCGACAGTAACTTTCATCTGAAATTTTAGATATAGAAGCTGTATATTTCTCTATGTCAATTATGTGTTCTCAGTCAGTCTGTTGTTCTGATATAGTTTTGGCAATATACAGTAAACGACAGATAAACAAACCAAAGCCAGTATCCGAAGCTGACATGGAAGCAATTTTCAAAGAGGCAAAGGATGAGCAAGAAAGACACGACCAGGCTTTCCTAGAGAAAGAGCAAGAGGAAGCTCCAAATACTAGCGCACTCAAAACTGACTTAGATACAAATGGTACTACTGCTACGAAGCACAAAGGAAGACCCAAAAAAGCTGTTAATACTTTGTCGCCAGGGTCAACAGTTCGAGTGGCATCAGGTACTTTTGCAGAATTTGAAGGCTCTCTTAAGAAGCTGAACCGTAAAAGTGGAAAGgtatgttgttttcttttagatgAAGAGTTTGCTACAAAGAGAATAATTAGAAGAAAGTTGTGTCCTAATTGATTGATTTCCTTCATGCAGG
This is a stretch of genomic DNA from Cucumis sativus cultivar 9930 chromosome 4, Cucumber_9930_V3, whole genome shotgun sequence. It encodes these proteins:
- the LOC101211195 gene encoding uncharacterized protein LOC101211195 — translated: MACGLLVWSSVSLCSTSFPALSFSLSSSRRTQLSVSASVETPAAAADDAQQLSVRERRKLRNERREIKTTTNWREEVEERLCRKPKKEFANWTEKLNLDYLAKLGPQWWVMRVARVRSQEIVERLARCLARNYPDLDFKIYYPSVKEKRKLKNGTYTVTPKAVFPGSVFIRCVMNKEIHDFIRECDGVGGFVGAKVGNTKRQINKPKPVSEADMEAIFKEAKDEQERHDQAFLEKEQEEAPNTSALKTDLDTNGTTATKHKGRPKKAVNTLSPGSTVRVASGTFAEFEGSLKKLNRKSGKVTVGFTLFGKETLVDLDIGDIIVETK